The following proteins come from a genomic window of Lycium ferocissimum isolate CSIRO_LF1 chromosome 4, AGI_CSIRO_Lferr_CH_V1, whole genome shotgun sequence:
- the LOC132054684 gene encoding vicilin-like seed storage protein At2g28490 → MGKIRTLMLLVLVLFSALAASVSGYEDEGRRSERGEEESEQKTQGEKWFLLRHLHNVVKTDAGSMRLVKGGYRRGSFLHSPMHIGFISMEPNSLFIPQYLDSDLVLFVHQGEARVGHIYRDQLAERKLKHGDVYTIPAGSAFYLENRVENQRLQIICSIDITSESMGWNAFQSFFIGGGPASILAGFDHTTLSTAFNVSTAELSTFLTRKTSGPIVHLSGSHLTNIWSRFLAQEPHLRLAHLKRIVNFEEGSSPKEEESTCSFRKFLFTLLNREDVVKRVNHKAPSTYNLYDRKPDFKNDYGWSKKLDESDYSPLKQSGNGVYLVNLSPGSLMAPHVNPTAIEYGIVLKGTGRIQIVYPNGTLAMNARVQEGDVFWVPRYFPFCQIASTNSPFEFFGFTTSARRNHPQFLVGKNSLMQSLRGPEFAAAFGIGEKRLKRIANAQREQVILPSSSSDSPLRMNMGFY, encoded by the exons ATGGGAAAGATAAGGACACTGATGCTTCTAGTGCTGGTACTTTTCTCAGCACTAGCGGCCTCTGTTAGTGGCTACGAAGATGAAGGGAGAAGGAGCGAAAGAGGAGAGGAAGAAAGTGAGCAAAAGACTCAAGGAGAAAAATGGTTCTTGCTACGTCACTTGCACAATGTTGTGAAGACTGATGCGGGGTCTATGAGATTGGTGAAGGGTGGCTATCGAAGGGGTTCTTTTTTGCATAGTCCAATGCATATTGGTTTCATCTCCATGGAACCTAATAGCCTCTTCATCCCTCAGTACCTTGATTCCGATCTTGTCCTCTTTGTTCACCAGG GGGAAGCAAGAGTTGGACACATCTATAGGGATCAATTAGCAGAAAGGAAATTGAAGCATGGAGATGTGTACACAATTCCTGCTGGGTCAGCTTTCTATTTGGAGAATAGAGTTGAAAATCAAAGACTTCAGATAATTTGTAGTATTGATATTACCTCAGAATCCATGGGATGGAATGCTTTCCAG tCATTCTTCATTGGTGGCGGTCCTGCATCCATTCTTGCTGGATTCGATCATACCACATTATCAACTGCTTTTAAT GTCTCAACAGCAGAATTAAGCACGTTCTTGACCAGGAAAACTTCCGGGCCAATCGTGCATCTGTCTGGATCTCATCTCACAAACATTTGGTCCAGATTCTTGGCTCAAGAACCCCACCTGAGACTAGCTCACTTGAAGAGGATAGTGAATTTCGAGGAAGGATCTAGCCCCAAAGAGGAGGAGTCAACATGTTCATTTAGGAAATTTTTGTTTACTCTATTAAACAGGGAAGACGTTGTCAAGAGAGTGAATCACAAAGCTCCATCCACATACAATCTCTACGACAGGAAACCTGATTTCAAGAATGACTATGGATGGAGCAAGAAGTTGGATGAATCTGATTATTCTCCTCTAAAACAGTCTGGCAATGGTGTTTATCTTGTCAATCTATCCCCG GGATCCCTGATGGCACCTCATGTCAATCCAACTGCAATAGAGTATGGAATAGTGTTGAAAGGGACTGGTAGGATCCAAATTGTGTATCCAAATGGGACATTGGCCATGAATGCTAGAGTACAAGAAGGGGACGTTTTTTGGGTGCCCCGGTACTTCCCTTTCTGCCAAATTGCTTCAACTAATAGCCCATTTGAGTTCTTCGGCTTCACTACATCAGCAAGGAGGAACCATCCACAGTTCTTGGTTGGTAAGAACTCATTGATGCAGAGCTTGAGAGGTCCAGAATTTGCTGCTGCATTTGGAATTGGTGAGA
- the LOC132054024 gene encoding vicilin-like seed storage protein At2g28490: MHIGFISMEPNSLFLPQYLDSDLVLFVHHGEARVGHIYKDELAERSLKHGDVYIIPAGSAFYLENTVKNQRLHIICSIDIASESMGWHAFQWKELNQDYVKLQVSTAELTTFLTRQSSRPIVHLSGSHHTNIWTKFVAQEPHKKLTHLKRIMNFGEEASPKEEESKCIWSLRKFMFNLLNRKDVVKRVNHKSPSTYNLYNRKPDFKNNYGWSKKLDESDYSPLQQSGNGVYLVNLSPGSMVAPHVNPTAIEYGLVLKGTGGIQIVYPNGTLAMNARV; encoded by the exons ATGCATATTGGTTTCATCTCCATGGAACCCAATAGTCTCTTCCTCCCTCAATATCTTGATTCTGATCTTGTGCTCTTTGTTCACCATG GGGAAGCAAGAGTTGGACACATCTACAAGGATGAATTAGCAGAAAGGAGTTTGAAGCATGGAGATGTCTACATAATTCCTGCTGGATCAGCTTTCTATTTGGAGAATACAGTTAAAAACCAAAGACTTCACATAATTTGCAGCATTGATATTGCCTCGGAATCCATGGGATGGCATGCTTTCCAG TGGAAAGAACTGAATCAAGATTATGTAAAATTGCAGGTCTCGACAGCAGAATTAACCACGTTCTTGACCAGGCAATCTTCCAGACCAATTGTGCATTTATCTGGTTCTCATCACACAAACATTTGGACCAAATTCGTCGCCCAAGAACCCCACAAGAAATTAACTCACCTGAAGAGGATtatgaattttggagaagaagCTAGCCCAAAAGAGGAGGAATCAAAATGCATATGGTCATTAAGGaaatttatgtttaatttatTAAACAGAAAAGATGTTGTCAAGAGAGTGAATCATAAATCTCCATCAACTTACAATCTCTACAATAGGAAGCCTGATTTCAAGAACAATTATGGATGGAGCAAGAAGTTGGATGAGTCTGATTATTCTCCTCTACAACAATCTGGCAATGGCGTTTATCTTGTAAATCTATCTCCG GGATCCATGGTGGCACCTCATGTTAATCCAACAGCAATAGAGTATGGACTCGTGTTGAAAGGGACTGGTGGGATACAAATTGTGTATCCAAATGGGACTTTAGCCATGAATGCGAGAGTATGA
- the LOC132052797 gene encoding adenylate kinase isoenzyme 6 homolog yields MAQTSSCRKKPNILITGIPGTGKTTTADALAEVTELRHINVGEFANEKNLINGWDDTFDCYYINQDLVCDELENLIEEGGNIVDHQSCDFFPERWFDCVVVLQTDNSVLYDRFTKRGYTDQKLANNTERATFQVLLEEAKENYPEDIVVILRSDSLEDITKNVETLTSWISNWSPVL; encoded by the exons ATGGCGCAAACTAGCAGCTGCAGGAAGAAACCTAATATACTTATCACCGGAATTCCGGGCACAGGGAAGACAACTACGGCGGATGCCCTGGCGGAGGTGACGGAGCTCCGCCACATCAACGTCGGCGAATTTGCTAATGAGAAAAACTTGATCAACGGCTGGGATGACACTTTCGATTGCTACTATATCAACCAAGACCTT GTATGTGATGAGCTTGAAAACTTGATAGAAGAAGGCGGAAACATAGTTGATCATCAGAGCTGTGACTTCTTTCCTGAACGTTGGTTTGATTGTGTGGTGGTGCTTCAAACTGACAATTCAGTCTTGTATGATCGGTTCACTAAGAG AGGTTACACTGATCAAAAGCTTGCTAATAATACTGAACGTGCAACCTTTCAAGTTTTGCTGGAGGAGGCAAAAGAGAACTATCCAGAGGATATTGTGGTCATACTAAGAAGCGATTCTCTGGAAGATATTACCAAAAATGTGGAGACGCTGACCAGTTGGATTAGTAATTGGAGCCCTGtattatga
- the LOC132052796 gene encoding vicilin-like seed storage protein At2g28490 produces the protein MGNRTLLLLVLVLFSALVTSVSGHEYEGRREREEEESEQKTQGEKWFLLRHLHDVVKTDAGSLRLVKGGYRRGSFLHSPMHIGFVSMEPNSLFIPQYLDSDLVLFVHRGEARVGHIYKDELAERSLKHGDVYTIPAGSAFYLENTVKNQRLHIICSIDITSESMGSHVFQSFFIGGGIYPTSVLAGFDHTTLSTALNVSMAELSTFLTRQSSGPIVHLSGSHYTNIWSKFLDLEPHRRLAHLKRIVNLEEEASPKEEESTWSLRKLLFTLLNTEDIVKRVNHKAPSAYNLYNRKPDFKNDYGWSKKLDESDYSPLRQSGNGVYLVNLSPGSLVAPHVNPTAIEYGIVLKGTGRIQIVYPNGTLAMNARVREGDVFWVPRYFPFCQIASTNGPFEFFGFTTSARRNHQQFLVGKNSLMQSLRGPEFAAAFGIGEKRLKRIANAQREQVILPSSSAAPGDKATHELWK, from the exons ATGGGAAATAGGACATTGCTACTACTAGTGCTGGTACTTTTTTCTGCATTAGTGACCTCCGTCAGTGGCCATGAATATGAaggaaggagagagagagaagaggaagaaagtgagcAAAAGACACAAGGAGAAAAATGGTTCTTACTGCGCCACTTACATGATGTTGTGAAAACTGATGCTGGGTCTTTGAGATTGGTGAAGGGCGGTTATCGAAGGGGTTCATTTTTACATAGTCCAATGCATATTGGTTTCGTCTCCATGGAACCTAATAGCCTCTTCATCCCTCAGTACCTTGATTCCGATCTTGTCCTCTTTGTTCACCGAG GGGAAGCAAGAGTTGGACACATCTACAAGGATGAATTAGCAGAAAGGAGTTTGAAGCATGGAGATGTTTACACAATTCCTGCTGGATCAGCTTTCTATTTGGAGAATACAGTTAAAAATCAGAGACTTCACATTATTTGCAGTATTGATATTACCTCAGAATCCATGGGATCACATGTTTTCCAG tcTTTCTTCATTGGTGGTGGAATCTATCCTACATCTGTTCTTGCTGGATTCGATCATACTACATTATCAACTGCTCTTAAT GTCTCAATGGCAGAATTAAGCACGTTTTTGACCAGACAATCTTCTGGGCCAATCGTGCATTTATCTGGTTCTCATTACACAAACATTTGGTCCAAATTCTTGGACCTAGAACCCCATCGAAGACTAGCTCACTTGAAAAGGATTGTGAATCTTGAGGAAGAAGCTAGCCCAAAAGAGGAGGAATCAACATGGTCATTGAGGAAACTCTTGTTTACTTTATTAAACACAGAAGACATTGTCAAGAGAGTGAATCATAAAGCTCCATCAGCATACAATCTCTACAACAGGAAGCCCGATTTCAAGAATGACTATGGATGGAGCAAGAAGTTGGATGAGTCTGATTATTCTCCTCTTCGGCAATCTGGCAATGGCGTTTATCTTGTCAATCTATCTCCG GGATCCCTGGTGGCACCTCATGTGAATCCAACTGCAATAGAGTATGGAATAGTGTTGAAAGGGACTGGTAGGATCCAAATTGTGTATCCAAATGGAACTTTAGCCATGAACGCTAGAGTACGAGAAGGGGACGTTTTTTGGGTGCCCCGGTACTTCCCTTTCTGCCAAATTGCTTCAACAAATGGCCCATTTGAGTTCTTCGGATTCACTACATCAGCAAGGAGGAATCATCAACAGTTCTTGGTGGGTAAGAACTCATTGATGCAGAGCTTGCGAGGGCCAGAATTTGCTGCTGCATTTGGAATTGGTGAGAAAAGGCTTAAGAGGATTGCCAATGCGCAACGTGAGCAAGTCATCTTGCCTTCATCATCAGCTGCTCCTGGTGACAAGGCAACTCATGAGTTATGGAAGTAG
- the LOC132052798 gene encoding LOB domain-containing protein 1-like: MDSSNKTITTTAPLSPCSASPRRNSPSPPRVVVTPCAACKILRRKCAEKCVLAPYFPPNDPIKFSTAHRVFGASNIIKFLQELPECQRADAVSSMVYEANARLRDPVYGSAGAICQLQQQVNELQAQLAKTQAELVNMQCQQANLMAFIYMEMGQSPPTSPEQSLDKFANTGHGNFQNNMNFLDESNNFGSLWETLWT, encoded by the exons ATGGACTCAAGCAACAAGACAATCACCACTACAGCGCCACTGTCTCCTTGCTCCGCATCACCGCGGCGTAACTCTCCATCTCCACCACGAGTGGTGGTCACACCATGTGCTGCCTGTAAGATATTACGGCGGAAATGCGCAGAGAAATGTGTGTTGGCACCTTATTTTCCTCCCAATGACCCCATCAAATTCAGCACTGCTCATCGTGTTTTTGGCGCTAGCAACATTATCAAGTTCTTGCAG GAATTGCCGGAATGTCAAAGAGCAGATGCTGTAAGCAGCATGGTGTACGAGGCTAACGCTAGGCTGAGGGATCCAGTCTATGGTTCTGCTGGGGCAATTTGTCAACTTCAACAGCAAGTGAATGAGCTTCAAGCACAATTAGCCAAAACACAAGCTGAGCTTGTCAATATGCAATGCCAACAAGCTAATCTCATGGCCTTTATTTACATGGAAATGGGCCAATCTCCACCAACATCACCCGAACAATCTTTGGACAAGTTCGCCAATACTGGACATGGCAATTTCCAAAATAACATGAATTTCCTAGACGAGAGCAACAATTTTGGGTCGTTATGGGAGACTCTTTGGACATGA
- the LOC132052799 gene encoding carbamoyl-phosphate synthase large chain, chloroplastic encodes MDYCMNHCENAAYKLISSSSSYVLPPSRIYSSRTQLFPLFPKSTVYKKSSFLHLQSRPHIFGNTHLPKRVNSIVNEKINETVEKGFLGNQKSGKRTDIKKILILGAGPIVIGQACEFDYSGTQACKALREEGYEVILINSNPATIMTDPETANRTYIEPMTPELVEQVLKNERPDALLPTMGGQTALNLAVALAESGVLEKYGVELIGAKLDAIKKAEDRDLFKQAMKNIGIKTPPSGIGNTLEECFEIAGEIGEFPLIIRPAFTLGGTGGGIAYNREEFEAICKSGLAASLTSQILVEKSLLGWKEYELEVMRDLADNVVIICSIENIDPMGVHTGDSITVAPAQTLTDKEYQRLRDYSIAIIREIGVECGGSNVQFAVNPVDGEVMVIEMNPRVSRSSALASKATGFPIAKMAAKLSVGYSLDQIPNDITKKTPASFEPSIDYVVTKIPRFAFEKFPGSEAILTTQMKSVGESMAVGRTFQESFQKAVRSLECGFSGWGCAQVKELDWDWDKLKYSLRVPNPDRIHAVYAAMKRGMKVDDIHELSYIDKWFLTQLRELVDVEQFLMARSLSDLTKDDLYEVKKRGFSDRQIAFVMKSNEKEVRARRLSLGVKPTYKRVDTCAAEFDADTPYMYSSYDHECESAPTGKKKVLILGGGPNRIGQGIEFDYCCCHTSFALQDAGYETIMMNSNPETVSTDYDTSDRLYFEPLTVEDVLNIIDLEGPDGIIVQFGGQTPLKLALPIQNYLDERRPKARSGAGFVSIWGTSPDNIDAAEDRERFNAILNELKIEQPKGGIAKSEKDALAIAADIGYPVVVRPSYVLGGRAMEIVYNNEKLVTYLENAVKVDPERPVLIDKYLTDAVEIDIDALADLHGNVVIGGIMEHIEQAGVHSGDSACMLPTKTISDSCLETIRSWTTKLAKRLNVCGLMNCQYAISASGEVFLLEANPRASRTVPFVSKAIGRPLAKYAALVMSGKSLYDLNFTKEVIPRHVSVKEAVLPFEKFPGCDVLLGPEMRSTGEVMGIHYESSIAFAKAQIAAGQKLPLSGTLFLSLNELTKNQLATIGRAFSELGFRIIATSGTARVLKLEGMPVERVLKMHEGRPHAADLIANGQIQLMVITSSGDALDQIDGRKLRRMALAYKIPVITTVAGALATADAIKSLKCNKIEMKALQDYFDVGSVAAELKNLQSASSISAS; translated from the exons ATGGATTATTGTATGAATCACTGTGAAAATGCTGCATATAAACTCAtatcctcttcttcttcctatGTTCTTCCCCCTTCAAGAATATATTCATCAAGAACCCAACTTTTTCCACTATTTCCCAAATCCACAGTTTacaaaaagtcttcttttttgCACCTCCAATCTAGGCCACACATTTTTGGAAACACCCATTTGCCCAAAAGGGTAAATTCAATTGTTAATGAGAAAATTAATGAAACTGTTGAAAAGGGGTTTCTTGGAAACCAGAAATCAGGGAAAAGAACAGATATAAAGAAGATATTGATACTTGGAGCAGGTCCAATAGTGATAGGACAAGCTTGTGAGTTTGATTATTCAGGTACTCAAGCTTGTAAAGCTCTTAGAGAAGAAGGGTATGAAGTGATATTGATTAATTCAAATCCTGCAACTATTATGACTGATCCTGAAACCGCGAATCGGACTTATATTGAGCCAATGACACCAGAATTAGTGGAGCAAGTGTTGAAGAATGAGAGGCCTGATGCATTATTGCCAACAATGGGTGGACAAACTGCTCTTAATTTAGCTGTAGCGTTGGCGGAAAGTGgggttcttgaaaaatatgggGTCGAGTTGATTGGGGCGAAGCTTGATGCGATTAAAAAAGCCGAGGATAGGGATTTGTTTAAGCAAGCAATGAAGAATATTGGTATAAAGACTCCACCTTCAGGGATTGGGAATACATTGGAGGAGTGCTTTGAGATAGCTGGTGAGATTGGCGAGTTTCCTTTGATTATTAGGCCAGCTTTTACGTTAGGCGGGACCGGTGGTGGAATTGCTTATAATAGAGAGGAATTCGAGGCGATATGTAAGTCGGGGTTAGCAGCTAGTTTGACTTCTCAGATTTTGGTTGAGAAGTCTTTGTTAGGTTGGAAAGAATATGAGCTTGAGGTTATGAGAGACTTGGCTGACAATGTCGTTATTATCTGTTCGATCGAGAATATTGATCCTATGGGGGTCCACACGGGGGACTCGATAACTGTGGCTCCCGCTCAGACTTTAACAGATAAGGAGTACCAACGACTTAGGGATTATTCGATTGCTATTATTAGGGAAATTGGAGTTGAATGTGGTGGTTCTAATGTGCAATTTGCTGTAAATCCAGTTGATGGGGAAGTGATGGTAATTGAAATGAATCCTAGAGTTTCAAGGTCTTCAGCTTTAGCCTCAAAAGCAACTGGCTTTCCGATAGCTAAGATGGCTGCTAAGCTATCTGTGGGATACTCTCTGGATCAGATTCCTAATGATATCACAAAGAAGACTCCAGCTAGTTTTGAGCCATCAATAGATTATGTAGTTACAAAG ATACCGAGGTTTGCATTTGAGAAATTCCCTGGATCTGAGGCCATATTGACGACTCAGATGAAGTCTGTTGGTGAATCCATGGCAGTCGGTCGCACATTCCAAGAATCCTTCCAAAAAGCAGTGCGGTCTCTGGAATGTGGTTTTTCTGGATGGGGTTGTGCTCAGGTTAAGGAATTGGATTGGGACTGGGACAAATTGAAGTATAGTCTTCGGGTTCCTAATCCTGATCGCATCCACGCCGTATATGCAGCAATGAAGAGGGGGATGAAGGTTGATGACATCCATGAGCTCAGTTACATAGACAAATGGTTCCTCACTCAGCTAAGGGAGCTTGTAGATGTGGAGCAATTCCTTATGGCTCGCAGTTTGTCTGACCTAACAAAGGATGACTTATATGAAGTGAAAAAAAGAGGGTTTAGTGACAGGCAAATAGCTTTCGTGATGAAGTCCAATGAGAAGGAGGTTCGAGCAAGGCGTTTGTCTTTGGGTGTGAAACCAACATATAAACGAGTTGATACATGTGCTGCAGAATTTGATGCTGATACGCCTTATATGTATTCATCTTATGACCATGAGTGTGAATCAGCTCCTACCGGAAAGAAAAAAGTGTTGATTTTAGGTGGAGGTCCAAACCGAATTGGACAGGGTATTGAGTTTGATTATTGTTGCTGTCATACGTCCTTTGCCCTTCAG GATGCAGGCTATGAAACAATTATGATGAATTCCAACCCTGAGACAGTTTCTACAGATTATGACACAAGTGACCGTCTCTACTTTGAGCCTCTGACAGTTGAAGATGTTCTGAATATCATTGACTTGGAAGGACCTGATGGTATTATTGTGCAGTTTGGAGGTCAAACGCCATTGAAACTGGCTCTTCCGATTCAGAATTACTTGGATGAGCGAAGGCCAAAAGCCAGAAGCGGAGCTGGCTTTGTTAGCATTTGGGGCACATCACCTGATAACATTGATGCAGCTGAAGATAGGGAGAGATTCAATGCCATCCTGAATGAATTAAAGATCGAGCAGCCAAAAGGCGGTATTGCAAAGAGCGAAAAAGATGCCCTTGCCATTGCAGCAGACATTGGATACCCTGTTGTGGTCAGACCATCCTATGTCTTAGGTGGCCGGGCAATGGAGATAGTTTACAACAATGAAAAATTAGTCACATACCTTGAAAATGCTGTTAAGGTAGACCCTGAGCGTCCTGTCCTGATTGACAAGTATTTAACTGATGCTGTAGAGATTGATATTGATGCACTTGCTGATTTGCATGGTAATGTGGTTATTGGTGGAATAATGGAGCACATTGAGCAGGCTGGGGTTCACTCAGGTGATTCAGCTTGCATGCTTCCAACAAAAACAATTTCAGATTCATGCTTGGAAACTATTCGGTCGTGGACTACGAAATTGGCAAAGAGGCTAAATGTGTGTGGCCTCATGAATTGTCAATATGCTATTTCTGCTTCCGGTGAGGTGTTCTTGCTTGAGGCTAACCCTCGTGCATCACGGACAGTTCCTTTTGTTTCCAAGGCAATTGGGCGCCCGTTGGCTAAATACGCTGCTCTAGTTATGTCAGGAAAATCGCTATATGACCTAAATTTCACCAAGGAGGTTATCCCAAGACATGTATCAGTTAAAGAAGCTGTTCTTCCATTTGAGAAATTCCCAGGATGTGATGTGCTTCTTGGTCCTGAGATGCGCAGCACTGGTGAGGTAATGGGTATCCACTATGAGTCATCAATTGCATTTGCCAAAGCACAAATTGCTGCTGGACAGAAACTGCCACTTTCAGGCACTTTGTTCCTCAGTTTAAATGAATTGACAAAAAACCAACTTGCCACAATTGGTCGAGCCTTCTCGGAACTTGGATTTCGAATTATTGCAACTTCTGGAACTGCACGTGTACTCAAACTAGAAGGCATGCCAGTGGAGAGAGTGCTGAAAATGCATGAAGGGCGGCCACATGCTGCTGATCTCATTGCCAATGGGCAGATTCAGTTGATGGTGATCACAAGTTCAGGAGATGCACTTGATCAGATTGATGGACGGAAGCTGAGAAGGATGGCCCTCGCTTATAAGATACCTGTAATAACAACAGTTGCAGGGGCTTTGGCGACCGCTGATGCAATTAAAAGCTTAAAATGCAATAAGATTGAGATGAAAGCTCTTCAGGATTACTTTGATGTCGGGAGTGTAGCAGCTGAGCTCAAAAACCTTCAGTCTGCATCTTCCATTTCTGCTAGTTGA